From one Catellatospora sp. IY07-71 genomic stretch:
- a CDS encoding ricin-type beta-trefoil lectin domain protein, whose translation MRVTALTGAAVLAVALSAPIPASAAPDTDIAPAASMQQALQRDLGLTADQARVRQAHEAAAPVVERAVRERLGARFAGAWFSPADGRLKVGVLDEAGAAQVRAAGAVPALVSRSLAQLDGVKAKLDGRAAKAGAAVHGWYVDVAANTVTVAAADAAAARRFAAASGVDAAALRIVTGQAPRPLYDIRGGDQYVINGNTLCSVGFSVNNGGFVTAGHCGGAGSPTLGYNNVAQGTFAGSSFPNNDYAWVRTNSNWTPRPWVNNYAGGSATVAGSQEAAIGASICRSGRTTGWRCGVIQAKNVTVNYSGGRTVYGLTQTTACAEGGDSGGAWLSGNQAQGVTSGGSGNCSTGGTTFYQPVNEILGAYGLTLTTTGGGGGSRIIGWQDKCIDVPNSNFVDGQRLQLWDCNGTNAQNWTFPGDGTIRTVNGLCMDVAWGSTAAGAAIQIVGCSGNPAQQFVLTGAGDLVNPQANKCVDVTAWGGTGTPLQTWDCTGGANQKWRRG comes from the coding sequence GTGAGAGTCACTGCGCTGACCGGCGCGGCGGTGCTCGCTGTGGCGCTGTCCGCCCCCATACCAGCATCGGCCGCCCCCGACACCGACATCGCCCCCGCCGCTTCCATGCAGCAGGCACTGCAACGCGACCTCGGCCTCACCGCCGACCAGGCCCGCGTCCGCCAGGCCCACGAGGCAGCCGCACCCGTCGTCGAACGCGCCGTACGCGAGCGCCTCGGCGCCCGCTTCGCGGGAGCCTGGTTCTCACCGGCCGACGGCCGCCTCAAGGTCGGCGTGCTCGACGAGGCCGGCGCCGCCCAGGTCCGCGCGGCGGGCGCCGTGCCGGCCCTGGTGTCCCGCAGCCTCGCCCAGCTCGACGGCGTCAAGGCCAAGCTCGACGGCCGCGCCGCCAAGGCCGGTGCCGCCGTGCACGGCTGGTACGTAGACGTGGCCGCCAACACGGTCACCGTGGCCGCCGCGGACGCCGCCGCGGCCCGCCGCTTCGCCGCCGCGAGCGGGGTCGACGCGGCCGCGCTGCGGATCGTCACCGGGCAGGCGCCGCGCCCGCTGTACGACATCCGCGGCGGCGACCAGTACGTCATCAACGGCAACACGCTGTGCTCGGTCGGCTTCTCCGTGAACAACGGCGGCTTCGTCACCGCCGGGCACTGCGGCGGCGCCGGCAGCCCCACCCTCGGCTACAACAACGTGGCCCAGGGCACCTTCGCCGGGTCGTCGTTCCCGAACAACGACTACGCGTGGGTGCGTACCAACAGCAACTGGACCCCCCGCCCGTGGGTCAACAACTACGCGGGCGGCAGCGCGACCGTGGCCGGCTCGCAGGAGGCGGCCATCGGCGCCTCGATCTGCCGCTCGGGCCGCACCACCGGCTGGCGCTGCGGCGTCATCCAGGCCAAGAACGTCACGGTCAACTACTCCGGCGGGCGCACCGTCTACGGCCTGACCCAGACCACCGCGTGCGCCGAGGGCGGCGACTCCGGCGGGGCGTGGCTGAGCGGCAACCAGGCGCAGGGCGTGACCTCCGGCGGCTCGGGCAACTGCTCGACCGGCGGCACCACGTTCTACCAGCCGGTCAACGAGATCCTCGGCGCGTACGGCCTCACCCTCACCACCACCGGCGGGGGCGGCGGCAGCCGCATCATCGGCTGGCAGGACAAGTGCATCGACGTGCCGAACTCGAACTTCGTCGACGGCCAGCGCCTGCAGCTGTGGGACTGCAACGGCACCAACGCGCAGAACTGGACGTTCCCGGGTGACGGCACCATCCGTACCGTCAACGGCCTGTGCATGGACGTGGCCTGGGGCTCGACCGCGGCCGGCGCGGCGATCCAGATCGTGGGCTGCAGCGGCAACCCGGCCCAGCAGTTCGTGCTGACCGGCGCGGGTGACCTGGTCAACCCGCAGGCCAACAAGTGCGTGGACGTCACCGCCTGGGGCGGCACCGGCACCCCGCTGCAGACCTGGGACTGCACCGGCGGCGCCAACCAGAAGTGGCGGCGCGGCTGA
- a CDS encoding hemerythrin domain-containing protein, which translates to MAQRDTADDDRPEPEQPRPEPGATGRSEADVYRLKVKELRALLREAGVTGTSAMRKDELVRELFKTMHSDQRARSTAKVATGKKSLVPPGDSAPSSRAQAPVRPAKRVPAAPGVQLPDLDRDDDVIDLLLAQHEEIADLFVELGRARGPHRRAQFDRLVRLLAVHESIEQLLVHPLARARLADGDAVVDARMEEEDQAELDLQELHELGLEHDDFITKLANLRDAVVEHAELEEEEEFDYLRDNVPPAELLRLADVALNATLVALADDEDTTADPPRTVFSRARDAFPTP; encoded by the coding sequence ATGGCGCAGCGCGATACGGCCGACGACGACCGGCCCGAGCCCGAGCAGCCGCGGCCGGAGCCGGGCGCGACGGGCCGCAGCGAGGCCGACGTGTACCGGCTGAAGGTGAAGGAGCTGCGTGCGCTGCTGCGCGAGGCGGGCGTCACCGGCACCTCGGCCATGCGCAAGGACGAGCTGGTGCGTGAGCTGTTCAAGACGATGCACTCCGACCAGCGCGCCCGCTCCACGGCGAAGGTCGCCACCGGCAAGAAGAGCCTGGTGCCGCCGGGCGACAGCGCGCCGTCGTCCCGGGCGCAGGCGCCGGTGCGCCCGGCCAAGCGGGTCCCGGCGGCGCCCGGGGTGCAGCTGCCCGACCTGGACCGCGACGACGACGTGATCGACCTGCTGCTGGCCCAGCACGAGGAGATCGCCGACCTGTTCGTCGAGCTGGGCCGCGCGCGCGGGCCGCACCGGCGGGCGCAGTTCGATCGGCTGGTGCGCCTGCTCGCGGTGCACGAGAGCATCGAGCAGCTGCTGGTGCACCCGCTGGCCCGGGCCCGGCTGGCCGACGGGGACGCGGTCGTCGACGCGCGCATGGAGGAGGAGGACCAGGCCGAGCTGGACCTGCAGGAGCTGCACGAGCTGGGCCTGGAGCACGACGACTTCATCACGAAGCTGGCCAACCTGCGCGACGCTGTGGTCGAGCACGCCGAGTTGGAGGAGGAAGAGGAGTTCGACTACCTGCGCGACAACGTGCCCCCGGCGGAGCTGCTCCGGCTCGCCGACGTGGCGCTCAACGCGACCCTGGTCGCCCTCGCCGACGACGAGGACACCACCGCCGACCCCCCGCGCACCGTCTTCTCCCGCGCCCGCGACGCCTTCCCCACCCCCTAG
- a CDS encoding MFS transporter: MTADTSAPPTPEESYGASTKRERVGWYFYDWANSAFSTTVVTAFLGPYLTAIAENGADAAGDVHLLGLSFKAGALFAYTTSLSVALQVLLLPVVGAIADRAAKKKFWLALFAYIGAAATCGLVFLTGERYALGAALFLVANLSFGASVVVYNSFLPQIADENERDGVSSRGWAAGYLGGGLLLLLLNVIVVLIGGEENQGDIARWSLVSAGVWWALFTTFPLLWLRNRPPLAGEARGSVLIDGFRQLGHTLKGLKAYPLTLSFLIAFLIYNDGIQTVIAMAGTYGSEQLGFDNTVLMPTILMVQFLAFAGAMLLGRLAKKYGAWRTVLGSLVGWTFILVAAYFLPYGNAVPFVVLGGAIGLVLGGSQALSRSLFSQLIPKGKEGEYFGLYEISDKGTSWFGPLLFGLAYDLTGSYRVAIISLIVFFGIGFVLLLRVPMARAIAAAGNTPPDRL; encoded by the coding sequence ATGACCGCTGACACCAGCGCACCCCCCACCCCCGAAGAGAGCTACGGCGCGAGCACCAAACGCGAGCGTGTCGGCTGGTACTTCTACGACTGGGCCAACTCCGCCTTCTCCACCACCGTCGTCACGGCGTTCCTCGGGCCGTACCTGACCGCGATCGCCGAGAACGGCGCCGACGCGGCGGGCGACGTGCACCTGCTCGGGCTGTCGTTCAAGGCCGGCGCGCTGTTCGCGTACACCACCTCGCTGTCGGTGGCGCTGCAGGTGCTGCTGCTGCCGGTGGTCGGCGCGATCGCCGACCGGGCCGCGAAGAAGAAGTTCTGGCTCGCCCTGTTCGCCTACATCGGCGCCGCCGCCACCTGCGGCCTGGTCTTCCTCACCGGCGAGCGGTACGCGCTGGGCGCCGCGCTGTTCCTGGTCGCGAACCTGTCGTTCGGCGCGAGCGTGGTCGTCTACAACTCGTTCCTGCCGCAGATCGCCGACGAGAACGAGCGCGACGGGGTGTCCAGCCGCGGCTGGGCCGCCGGCTACCTCGGCGGCGGCCTGCTGCTGCTGCTGCTCAACGTCATCGTGGTGCTGATCGGCGGCGAGGAGAACCAGGGCGACATCGCCCGCTGGTCGCTGGTGTCGGCCGGCGTGTGGTGGGCGCTGTTCACCACGTTCCCGCTGCTGTGGCTGCGCAACCGGCCACCGCTGGCGGGCGAGGCGCGCGGCTCGGTGCTGATCGACGGGTTCCGGCAGCTCGGGCACACGCTCAAGGGGCTGAAGGCGTACCCGCTGACGCTGTCGTTCCTGATCGCGTTCCTGATCTACAACGACGGCATCCAGACCGTCATCGCGATGGCCGGCACCTACGGCTCCGAGCAGCTCGGCTTCGACAACACCGTGCTCATGCCGACCATCCTCATGGTGCAGTTCCTGGCGTTCGCGGGCGCGATGCTGCTGGGCCGGCTGGCGAAGAAGTACGGCGCCTGGCGCACCGTGCTGGGCAGCCTCGTCGGCTGGACGTTCATCCTAGTCGCGGCGTACTTCCTGCCGTACGGCAACGCGGTGCCGTTCGTGGTGCTCGGCGGCGCGATCGGCCTGGTGCTCGGCGGCAGCCAGGCGCTGAGCCGCTCGCTGTTCAGCCAGCTCATCCCGAAGGGCAAGGAGGGCGAGTACTTCGGCCTCTACGAGATCTCCGACAAGGGCACCAGCTGGTTCGGGCCGCTGCTGTTCGGCCTGGCCTACGACCTGACCGGCAGCTACCGGGTCGCGATCATCTCGCTGATCGTGTTCTTCGGCATCGGGTTCGTGCTGCTGCTGCGGGTGCCGATGGCACGGGCGATCGCCGCGGCGGGCAACACGCCGCCGGACCGCCTCTGA
- a CDS encoding pentapeptide repeat-containing protein, translating into MLNDEALAGRWLAAGGPELQTEVLRRLRMGERLDGLPLDRVDGRWDLRGLGAPEPRGVDADPADPADPAGTQSGPITFTFEFATVAATLEFQRARLCDLDLRGAHLPRLRLFGCVIDNSLFDGAYCVGLRMWATDVMDSSFLAAELGRSSVGGWYANRANKLRNVDFRHADLSRLGCGVASFTDVDFSHAQLECTNFWQASLIRCRFAGVLREVVFDGRVLEPERDLAPNPMLDVDMAGVTAFDDVDFRGVNFDRVTLPDHPALVVVRGVHRVEAGLVRLDGRDDHAAQEARGRLQHLRKFMGQAGGADQALVDLRTLIDPEAALLLRMLLV; encoded by the coding sequence ATGCTGAACGATGAGGCGCTCGCCGGGCGCTGGCTCGCGGCCGGCGGCCCGGAGCTGCAGACCGAGGTGCTGCGGCGGCTGCGGATGGGCGAGCGCCTGGACGGGCTGCCGCTGGACCGCGTGGACGGCCGCTGGGACCTGCGCGGCCTGGGCGCCCCCGAGCCCCGGGGTGTCGACGCCGACCCCGCCGACCCCGCCGACCCCGCCGGCACGCAGTCGGGCCCGATAACGTTCACCTTCGAGTTCGCGACGGTCGCCGCGACGCTGGAGTTCCAGCGGGCACGGCTGTGCGACCTGGATCTGCGCGGGGCGCACCTGCCGCGGCTGCGCCTGTTCGGCTGCGTGATCGACAACAGCCTGTTCGACGGGGCGTACTGCGTCGGCCTGCGGATGTGGGCGACGGACGTGATGGACAGCTCGTTCCTGGCGGCGGAGCTGGGCCGGTCGTCGGTGGGCGGCTGGTACGCCAACCGGGCCAACAAGCTGCGCAACGTCGACTTCCGGCACGCCGACCTGTCGCGGCTGGGCTGTGGCGTGGCGAGCTTCACCGACGTCGACTTCTCCCACGCCCAGCTGGAGTGCACGAACTTCTGGCAGGCCAGCCTGATCCGGTGCCGGTTCGCCGGGGTGCTGCGCGAGGTGGTGTTCGACGGCCGGGTGCTGGAGCCGGAGCGGGACCTGGCGCCCAACCCGATGCTGGACGTGGACATGGCCGGGGTGACCGCCTTCGACGACGTCGACTTCCGTGGGGTCAACTTCGACCGGGTCACCCTGCCGGACCACCCGGCGCTGGTGGTCGTGCGGGGCGTGCACCGCGTCGAGGCGGGGCTCGTGCGGCTGGACGGCCGCGACGACCACGCCGCGCAGGAGGCGCGCGGGCGGCTGCAGCACCTGCGCAAGTTCATGGGGCAGGCCGGCGGGGCCGATCAGGCGCTGGTGGACCTGCGTACGCTGATCGACCCCGAGGCGGCGCTGCTGCTGCGGATGCTGCTGGTCTGA
- a CDS encoding sigma-70 family RNA polymerase sigma factor — translation MDDFGDFYAARKDAVYRAVLVATRGQPGAEDAVAEAFTRAYARWAAVRAHPDPTAWVLRTALNEQRSWWRRLRRELLGDPPERGARDRDPGGLDERLRAMVLALPRRQREVVALRLLADLSAEETGRSLRIGAATVHVHLHRALATLRAQLAGTAGDGVRLAGEENR, via the coding sequence ATGGACGATTTCGGCGATTTCTACGCGGCGCGCAAGGACGCCGTCTACCGGGCCGTGCTGGTCGCCACGCGCGGCCAGCCGGGGGCAGAGGACGCCGTGGCCGAGGCGTTCACCAGGGCGTACGCCCGCTGGGCGGCGGTCCGGGCGCACCCCGACCCGACCGCGTGGGTGCTGCGCACCGCGCTGAACGAGCAGCGCTCGTGGTGGCGGCGGCTGCGCCGCGAGCTGCTCGGCGACCCGCCCGAACGCGGCGCGCGCGACCGGGACCCCGGCGGGCTCGACGAGCGGCTGCGGGCCATGGTGCTGGCGCTGCCGCGACGGCAGCGCGAGGTGGTCGCGCTGCGGCTGCTGGCCGACCTGTCGGCGGAGGAGACAGGCCGCTCGCTGCGCATCGGCGCGGCGACCGTGCACGTGCACCTGCACCGCGCGCTGGCGACGTTGCGCGCCCAGTTGGCGGGCACGGCCGGTGACGGCGTCCGCCTGGCCGGGGAGGAGAACCGATGA
- a CDS encoding 1-acyl-sn-glycerol-3-phosphate acyltransferase — protein sequence MSHSPTWTPPPLLRFAQWLAEGVTRLLARLEVTGDLPAGLRGGPVILAANHLSPFDPIVAAAAFRRLGVHPRIMANAGLFRTPVIGRLMRRQGHIQVDRGEPTAGNAVTDSVTALAEGSLLMIYPEGRIGLDPAMWPERGRTGVGRLVLATGAPVVPIAIWGSHEILPYAAPTGMWPMIWQDLRRRPKVRVHVGEPVDLSGVDPGRPGAAQRIADRIIDAIDAELVPLRADEPDLPCFTDPTRPVETRRARVRSPR from the coding sequence GTGAGCCACTCACCGACCTGGACCCCGCCCCCGCTGCTGCGCTTCGCACAGTGGCTCGCCGAGGGTGTGACGCGGCTGCTCGCGCGCCTGGAGGTGACCGGGGACCTGCCGGCCGGGCTGCGCGGCGGTCCGGTCATTCTGGCCGCCAACCACCTCAGCCCGTTCGACCCGATCGTGGCGGCCGCGGCGTTCCGGCGGCTGGGCGTGCATCCGCGGATCATGGCCAACGCGGGACTGTTCCGCACCCCCGTGATCGGCCGGCTCATGCGCAGGCAGGGCCACATTCAGGTGGACCGGGGCGAGCCCACCGCCGGCAACGCGGTCACCGACAGCGTCACCGCGCTGGCCGAGGGCTCGCTGCTGATGATCTACCCGGAGGGGCGGATCGGCCTCGACCCGGCGATGTGGCCCGAGCGCGGCCGCACCGGCGTGGGCAGGCTCGTGCTGGCCACCGGTGCTCCGGTGGTCCCGATCGCGATCTGGGGCAGCCACGAGATCCTGCCGTACGCCGCGCCCACCGGCATGTGGCCGATGATCTGGCAGGACCTGCGCCGCCGGCCGAAGGTCCGGGTGCACGTCGGCGAGCCCGTCGACCTGTCCGGGGTCGATCCCGGGCGGCCGGGCGCGGCGCAGCGCATCGCCGACCGCATCATCGACGCGATCGACGCCGAGCTCGTCCCGCTGCGCGCCGACGAGCCCGACCTGCCCTGCTTCACCGACCCGACCCGGCCCGTCGAGACCCGCCGCGCACGCGTGCGCAGCCCTCGCTGA
- a CDS encoding alpha/beta fold hydrolase gives MATFVLIHGAGDVGWYWHLVEAELRARGHETVAPDLPCDDDSAGLAEYASAVIEAVPDRTDLVVVGQSLGGFTAPLVCERVPARLMVLVAPMIPAPGEAPADYTAHTRYEDAEAGHYEDPVELFYQDVPPELAAEALRRGRAQSEARLKEPSPMITWPYVPTRVLICRDDRIFPADYLRRVARERLGVEADELDGGHTPALSRPAELAERLDAYAAEAGLAEPSG, from the coding sequence GTGGCCACGTTCGTCCTGATCCACGGCGCCGGCGATGTCGGCTGGTACTGGCACCTGGTCGAGGCCGAGCTGCGCGCTCGGGGGCACGAGACGGTCGCCCCGGACCTGCCCTGCGACGACGACTCCGCCGGGCTCGCCGAGTACGCGAGCGCGGTGATCGAAGCCGTGCCCGATCGGACCGATCTGGTCGTGGTGGGGCAGTCGCTGGGCGGGTTCACCGCGCCGCTGGTCTGCGAGCGGGTGCCGGCCAGACTCATGGTGCTGGTGGCGCCGATGATCCCCGCGCCGGGTGAGGCGCCGGCCGACTACACCGCGCACACCCGCTACGAGGACGCGGAGGCCGGGCACTACGAGGACCCGGTCGAGCTGTTCTACCAGGATGTACCGCCGGAGCTGGCCGCCGAGGCGCTGCGGCGGGGGCGGGCGCAGTCCGAAGCGCGCCTGAAGGAGCCGTCGCCGATGATCACGTGGCCGTACGTGCCCACCCGGGTGCTGATCTGCCGGGACGACCGGATCTTCCCCGCGGACTACCTGCGCCGGGTGGCCCGGGAGCGGCTCGGCGTCGAGGCGGACGAGCTGGACGGCGGGCACACCCCGGCTCTGAGCCGCCCGGCGGAGCTGGCCGAGCGGCTGGACGCGTACGCGGCGGAGGCAGGCCTGGCCGAGCCATCCGGCTAA
- a CDS encoding thymidine kinase, translated as MTPADEPTTDPAHCASAGDGRLRHGAALKFFWGPMDCGKSTLALQMDHNHGRQGRRGLVMTRNDRSMGPQVTTRIGLAHTAVEVTDDLDLIALVRKEWSEGARIDYLICDEACFYTVEQIEQLADLVDSYDVDVYAFGLASDFRSRLFPAAQRLFELADEVHRLQVEVLCWCGSEGLLNARIVDGVVAREGEQVVIGDTAAADPAEVRYQVLCRRHYRSGDLGR; from the coding sequence GTGACGCCTGCTGACGAACCCACCACCGACCCCGCGCACTGTGCCTCGGCCGGGGACGGCAGGCTGCGCCACGGCGCCGCGCTGAAGTTCTTCTGGGGCCCGATGGACTGCGGCAAGTCCACCCTCGCCCTGCAGATGGACCACAACCACGGCCGGCAGGGCCGCCGCGGCCTGGTCATGACCCGCAACGACCGGTCGATGGGCCCGCAGGTCACCACCCGGATCGGCCTCGCGCACACCGCCGTCGAGGTGACCGACGACCTGGACCTGATCGCGCTCGTGCGCAAGGAGTGGTCCGAGGGCGCCCGCATCGACTACCTGATCTGCGACGAGGCCTGCTTCTACACGGTCGAGCAGATCGAGCAGCTGGCCGACCTGGTCGACTCCTACGACGTCGACGTGTACGCGTTCGGCCTGGCCTCGGACTTCCGCTCGCGGCTGTTCCCGGCGGCGCAGCGGCTGTTCGAGCTGGCCGACGAGGTGCACCGGCTGCAGGTCGAGGTGCTGTGCTGGTGCGGCAGCGAGGGCCTGCTCAACGCCCGGATCGTGGACGGCGTGGTGGCCCGCGAGGGCGAGCAGGTCGTCATCGGCGATACCGCCGCCGCCGACCCCGCCGAGGTCCGCTACCAGGTCCTCTGTCGCCGCCACTACCGCTCCGGCGACCTCGGCCGCTGA
- a CDS encoding glycerophosphodiester phosphodiesterase family protein encodes METPQGPPHPYLAAPPLAFAHRGGAAAGDENTADAFDRAVRAGYRYVETDVHATRDGVAVVLHDATLGRVAGDPHAVATMTWADLKSVRVGGAAAVPRLDEVLDAWPEVRFNIDVKADAAVEPTVAVVHDRATPEQVLLASFSDPRLRRLRQLAGPAYATSLAQRETARLWLASRLRRRIALPPSAVAAQVPIMFGRVRVVDRRFVTHAHALGLQVHVWTVDDPAVMEGLLDLGVDGIMTDRIDVLREVFTHRGLWKDHT; translated from the coding sequence ATGGAGACGCCGCAGGGTCCACCTCATCCGTATCTCGCCGCGCCCCCGCTCGCCTTCGCCCACCGGGGTGGCGCCGCCGCCGGCGACGAGAACACCGCCGACGCCTTCGACCGCGCGGTGCGGGCGGGCTACCGCTACGTCGAGACCGACGTGCACGCCACCCGCGACGGCGTGGCGGTGGTCCTGCACGACGCGACCCTGGGCCGGGTCGCCGGGGACCCGCACGCGGTCGCCACGATGACCTGGGCGGACCTGAAGAGCGTGCGCGTGGGCGGGGCGGCGGCCGTGCCCCGGCTGGACGAGGTGCTCGACGCCTGGCCGGAGGTCCGCTTCAACATCGACGTCAAGGCCGACGCGGCGGTCGAGCCGACCGTCGCCGTCGTGCACGACCGTGCCACCCCGGAGCAGGTGCTGCTGGCCTCGTTCTCCGACCCGCGGCTGCGGCGGCTGCGGCAGCTGGCCGGGCCCGCGTACGCGACGTCGCTGGCGCAGCGCGAGACGGCCCGGCTCTGGCTTGCCTCGCGGTTGCGCAGGCGGATCGCGCTGCCCCCGTCGGCGGTCGCGGCGCAGGTCCCGATCATGTTCGGCCGGGTGCGGGTGGTGGACCGGCGCTTCGTCACCCACGCGCATGCGCTGGGGCTGCAGGTCCATGTGTGGACGGTCGACGATCCTGCCGTGATGGAGGGCTTACTTGATCTCGGTGTGGATGGCATCATGACCGATCGCATCGACGTGTTACGGGAAGTTTTCACACACCGTGGCCTCTGGAAGGACCACACATGA
- a CDS encoding acyltransferase domain-containing protein, giving the protein MDLEEIAARLGVPVEEVERVQRLAGDRPSAPLPAKADAPAMLDRLAVRPDDAAEIMAGWPDPDSPLWTPELRWLLDRSIALVRADLGGHGWLPPGPELDRDRGPAWRHLYVYAYLALVDVAMGYHREHGIAADVSWATLADLGRNLAIDRRMHREGWPVMQSWLTLHARGGLYQLGRLQHHRGDTAISLHIPDAGPLTPEAVSASLDEARAFFPRHFPDEHYTTFACGSWLLDPQLLEYLPEDSNIVRFQRRFELEPYEAPEGLDPDVEVLRFVFRSLSTPLDRLPRDTVLQRAAADHLRAGRHWQWRRGTFPI; this is encoded by the coding sequence GTGGATCTGGAGGAGATCGCCGCGCGGCTCGGGGTTCCCGTCGAAGAGGTCGAGCGCGTGCAGCGGCTCGCCGGTGACCGGCCGTCGGCGCCGCTGCCGGCCAAGGCCGACGCGCCCGCGATGCTCGACCGGCTCGCGGTGCGGCCGGACGACGCCGCCGAGATCATGGCGGGTTGGCCGGATCCGGACTCACCACTGTGGACGCCCGAGCTGCGCTGGCTGCTCGACCGCTCGATCGCGCTGGTCCGCGCCGATCTGGGCGGCCACGGCTGGCTGCCGCCCGGCCCGGAGCTGGATCGCGACCGCGGCCCCGCCTGGCGGCACCTGTACGTGTACGCGTACCTGGCCCTGGTCGACGTAGCCATGGGATACCACCGCGAGCACGGCATCGCCGCGGACGTGTCGTGGGCGACCCTCGCCGACCTGGGCCGCAACCTGGCGATCGACCGGCGGATGCACCGTGAGGGCTGGCCGGTCATGCAGAGCTGGCTGACGCTGCACGCCCGCGGCGGCCTCTACCAGCTGGGCCGCCTGCAGCATCACCGCGGCGACACGGCCATCAGCCTGCACATCCCCGACGCGGGGCCGTTGACGCCGGAGGCGGTGTCGGCATCGCTCGACGAGGCCCGCGCGTTCTTCCCCCGCCACTTCCCCGACGAGCACTACACGACGTTCGCCTGCGGCTCCTGGCTGCTCGACCCGCAGCTGCTGGAGTACCTGCCCGAGGACTCCAACATCGTCCGGTTCCAGCGCCGGTTCGAGCTGGAGCCCTACGAGGCGCCGGAAGGGCTCGACCCCGACGTCGAGGTGCTGCGGTTCGTGTTCCGCAGCCTGAGCACGCCGCTGGACCGGCTGCCGCGCGACACCGTGCTCCAGCGCGCGGCCGCCGACCACCTGAGGGCCGGCCGGCACTGGCAGTGGCGCCGCGGCACCTTCCCCATCTAG
- a CDS encoding PHB depolymerase family esterase has product MSPSRVRAGLTLLATLAAVLLPAHPAAAATPYTVPPTPGTLQTYNISAVYVAGVSSGAYMANQLHVAYSGRIKGAVLFAGGPYYCAQYNAARALNACGDNLWSTQLSSLQSYTSLWSGYGWIDPPSQLSGDPVYVFHGNNDSTVKKSVTDDLVRYYQHFGASVSYNSGTSAGHAWVSPYGSGGCTVTASPFVNDCGIDPQQAMFSKLYGSVSPRNTGPLTGTLVRFDQNTFAVNGLAAGLSMGGYGFAYVPSSCASGQSCRLLVALHGCSQGYNAVGTAFVDRANLNQYADTNRTVVLYPQATASGVNPYGCWDWWGYLGYTNYPIKGGLQLESIMNMVRRLDG; this is encoded by the coding sequence ATGTCACCATCCCGTGTCCGCGCCGGCCTCACGCTCCTTGCCACGCTCGCCGCGGTCCTGCTCCCGGCCCACCCCGCCGCCGCGGCCACCCCGTACACCGTCCCGCCGACGCCCGGGACGCTGCAGACCTACAACATCTCCGCGGTGTACGTCGCGGGCGTCTCCTCCGGCGCCTACATGGCCAACCAGCTGCACGTGGCCTACTCGGGCCGGATCAAGGGCGCGGTGCTGTTCGCGGGCGGGCCCTACTACTGCGCGCAGTACAACGCGGCTCGTGCGCTCAACGCCTGCGGCGACAACCTCTGGTCCACGCAGCTGTCCAGCCTGCAGTCGTACACCTCGCTGTGGTCGGGCTACGGCTGGATCGACCCGCCGTCGCAGCTGTCCGGCGACCCGGTCTACGTCTTCCACGGCAACAACGACAGCACCGTGAAGAAGTCCGTCACCGACGACCTGGTCCGGTACTACCAGCACTTCGGCGCGAGCGTCAGCTACAACTCGGGCACCTCGGCCGGGCACGCCTGGGTCAGCCCGTACGGCAGCGGCGGCTGCACCGTCACCGCCTCGCCGTTCGTCAACGACTGCGGCATCGACCCGCAGCAGGCGATGTTCAGCAAGCTGTACGGCTCGGTCAGCCCGCGCAACACCGGCCCGCTGACCGGCACCCTGGTCCGCTTCGACCAGAACACGTTCGCGGTCAACGGCCTGGCCGCCGGGCTCAGCATGGGCGGCTACGGCTTCGCGTACGTGCCCAGCAGTTGCGCGTCCGGGCAGAGCTGCCGCCTGCTGGTCGCGCTGCACGGCTGCTCGCAGGGGTACAACGCGGTCGGCACGGCGTTCGTCGACCGCGCCAACCTCAACCAGTACGCCGACACCAACCGCACCGTCGTGCTCTACCCGCAGGCCACGGCGAGCGGCGTGAACCCGTACGGCTGCTGGGACTGGTGGGGCTACCTCGGCTACACCAACTACCCGATCAAGGGCGGCCTGCAGCTTGAGTCGATCATGAACATGGTCCGGCGCCTCGACGGCTGA